A part of Rhinatrema bivittatum chromosome 16, aRhiBiv1.1, whole genome shotgun sequence genomic DNA contains:
- the LOC115077224 gene encoding olfactory receptor 6P1-like: MTTIQEFILVGFHGTLELQVFLFFLFSSAYLLTLMGNIIIIVIVRLNSQLHKPMYFFLSNLSFLEIWYTMVIVPRMLANFLMQDKTISFIACMTQLYFFLSLVCTECILLAVMAVDRYIAICKPLHYTIIMSNQLCYKVAILSWTSGFIISFVKVYYISRITMCGTNIINHFFCDVSPLLNLACTDKGEAEMVDFIFAMLLTAIPLTVILISYICIIVTVLRIPTTSGRKKAFSTCASHLTVVVIFYSTTLFMYARPKAIYSFDSNKVVSLIYTVFTPFLNPFIYCFRNQEVKEALRKTMKRRNMM, encoded by the coding sequence ATGACCACCATACAGGAATTTATTCTTGTAGGATTCCATGGGACTCTGGAGCTTCAGGTGTTCctattcttcctcttctcctctgcCTACCTCTTAACTCTGATGGGAAATATCATTATCATTGTAATAGTCCGGCTCAATTCCCAGCTACATAAgcccatgtatttcttccttaGCAACCTTTCTTTCTTGGAGATCTGGTATACCATGGTCATTGTACCTCGGATGCTCGCCAACTTCCTGATGCAGGACAAAACCATCTCTTTTATCGCCTGCATGACCCAGTTATATTTCTTTCTCTCCTTGGTTTGTACGGAATGCATCCTCTTGGCTGTCATGGCGGTGGACCGATACATAGCCATTTGTAAGCCACTGCACTACACGATTATCATGAGCAACCAGCTTTGCTACAAAGTGGCCATCCTGTCTTGGACGAGTGGATTCATTATTTCCTTTGTGAAGGTATATTATATTTCTAGGATCACCATGTGTGGCACCAACATTATTAACCATTTCTTTTGCGATGTATCCCCACTCCTGAACCTGGCCTGTACAGACAAAGGGGAGGCAGAAATGGTAGATTTTATCTTCGCCATGCTGCTAACGGCAATCCCCCTGACTGTGATCCTGATATCATACATCTGTATAATAGTCACCGTACTCAGAATCCCAACTACCTCAGGTCGCAAaaaagccttctccacctgcgcCTCTCACCTCACTGTGGTTGTGATATTTTATAGCACCACACTTTTTATGTATGCCAGGCCAAAAGCTATCTACTCTTTTGATTCCAACAAAGTTGTGTCCCTCATATACACTGTTTTTACGCCATTTTTAAATCCTTTCATCTATTGCTTTAGGAACCAGGAAGTGAAAGAAGCATTGAGGAAAACAATGAAAAGAAGAAATATGATGTAA
- the LOC115077223 gene encoding olfactory receptor 6-like, with amino-acid sequence MERRNISAVNEFILLGFRGSEDFQILLFLIFLFSYLLTLTSNIIITLLICLNSQLQKPMYFFLGNLAFLEMCYITVIEPKMLANFLTQDKAISFVACMTQLYFFIALACTECILLAVMAFDRYVAICNPLRYTVILTSRLCFQAAIGSWISGFTIAVVKVYFISGVDVCHSNVINHYFCDVSPLLNLSCSDKGMAELVDFIFAVLLTVFPLNFILISYICIIKSVLGIPTTTGKKKAFSTCASHLTVVIIFYGSTLFIYARPKAIYSFDSNKLVSLSYTIVTPLLNPIIYCFRSSAMKEAWTRTMCRKRET; translated from the coding sequence ATGGAACGAAGAAACATCTCTGCTGTCAACGAATTCATTCTTTTGGGATTTCGTGGTTCTGAAGATTTCCAAATTCTTCTTTTCTTGATCTTTCTGTTCAGCTACCTGTTGACTCTGACCTCGAATATCATTATTACATTACTAATCTGTTTAAATTCCCAGCTCCAAAagcccatgtacttcttccttgGCAACCTCGCCTTCTTGGAGATGTGCTACATCACAGTCATTGAGCCCAAGATGCTGGccaacttcctgacacaggataAAGCCATTTCCTTTGTGGCGTGCATGACCCAGTTATAtttctttattgcattggcttgcACTGAGTGCATCCTCCTCGCTGTGATGGCCTTCGACCGCTATGTGGCCATTTGCAACCCCTTGCGCTATACGGTCATCCTGACCAGCCGACTTTGTTTTCAAGCAGCCATTGGGTCTTGGATCAGCGGCTTCACCATTGCTGTTGTCAAGGTGTATTTCATATCTGGGGTGGACGTTTGCCATTCTAATGTCATTAACCATTATTTCTGTGATGTTTCCCCTCTCTTAAACCTGTCCTGCTCAGATAAGGGAATGGCAGAACTGGTGGACTTTATATTTGCAGTGCTCCTGACTGTCTTCCCACTTAATTTTATACTGATTTCATATATATGTATTATAAAATCGGTTCTAGGAATCCCGACCACTACAGGGAAGAAAAAGGCTTTCTCCACCTGTGCCTCCCACCTCACTGTGGTCATTATATTCTATGGCTCCACGTTGTTCATATATGCCAGGCCAAAGGCCATTTACTCATTTGACTCCAACAAGTTGGTGTCTCTGTCCTATACAATTGTCACTCCCCTGCTGAACCCTATTATTTACTGCTTCAGAAGCAGTGCAATGAAAGAGGCCTGGACACGAACTATGTGTAGGAAAAGAGAAACTTAA
- the LOC115077222 gene encoding olfactory receptor 6Y1-like, protein MDRKNSSAFKEFILLGFPVSPNLRILLFLLFLFSYLLTLTSNIIIILLIRLNAQLHKPMYFFLGHLAFLEMWYVTVIEPKMLANFLTQDKTISFVACMTQLYFFLGLACTECVLLAVMAFDRYVAICNPLRYPVILTSRLCKQAAIGSWISGFTIAVFKVYFISGVDVCHSNVINHYFCDVSPLLNLSCSDKGKAEMVDFIFAVIITIFPLIFILTSYIYIIKSVLRIPTTTGRKKAFSTCGSHLTVVIIFFGSTIFIYARPKAIYSFDSNKLVSLSYTTVTPLLNPIIYCFRNNEMKEVWRKTMHSERRL, encoded by the coding sequence ATGGATAGGAAAAACAGCTCCGCTTTCAAAGAATTCATCCTTCTTGGATTTCCTGTTTCCCCAAACCTGCGAATCCTTCTCTTTCTACTGTTTCTTTTCAGCTACTTATTGACATTGACATCAAATATCATTATCATATTATTAATCCGGTTAAACGCCCAACTCCACAagcccatgtacttcttcctcggCCACCTCGCCTTCTTAGAGATGTGGTATGTCACAGTCATAGAACCCAAGATGTTGGccaacttcctgacacaggataAAACTATTTCCTTTGTGGCGTGCATGACCCAGTTATATTTTTTTCTAGGCTTGGCCTGCACTGAATGTGTCCTGCTGGCTGTCATGGCCTTTGACCGCTATGTGGCCATTTGCAATCCTTTGCGCTATCCGGTCATTTTGACCAGCCGACTTTGTAAACAAGCAGCCATTGGGTCTTGGATCAGCGGCTTCACCATTGCTGTGTTTAAGGTGTATTTCATATCTGGGGTGGATGTGTGTCATTCCAATGTCATTAACCATTATTTTTGTGATGTTTCCCCTCTCTTAAATCTGTCCTGCTCAGATAAGGGAAAGGCAGAAATGGTGGACTTTATTTTTGCAGTGATAATAACAATTTTTCCTCTCATTTTTATACTGACATCATACATTTATATTATAAAGTCTGTGCTGAGAATCCCGACCACTACAGGGAGAaaaaaggccttctccacctgtggCTCCCACCTCACTGTGGTCATTATATTCTTTGGCTCAACAATATTCATATATGCGAGGCCAAAGGCCATCTACTCATTTGACTCCAACAAGTTGGTGTCTCTGTCCTATACAACTGTCACTCCCCTGCTGAATCCCATCATTTACTGCTTCAGAAATAATGAAATGAAAGAGGTTTGGAGGAAAACCATGCATAGTGAAAGGAGACTGTAA